Proteins encoded in a region of the Planococcus citri chromosome 1, ihPlaCitr1.1, whole genome shotgun sequence genome:
- the LOC135831776 gene encoding protein SHQ1 homolog, protein MIKMNNNALVLFPYFTFHDMTRKGLLMVKLFVGQSSVQFSVNEKEILITFSDTWCSSLTLKLPVKVVKPESVIKVANYDKKLKCYIISLKRADFLENGCYSKIPNLDVITKYLTWGDGDFQEEPDVTNLKELSEVTKKLETLSCNDGANENQCTSNTSSDEDSSREIGTYGFARKYKNKLSAFEGNWQTAIELPDPDNSNVADRYVPRWENERESFELDHYLADFFLEYSDNDDEEAPILTVIIMHKLYWQKIKRADEHKLKPSQMELMAQLPLKKFNLTNVERSEVLHSLFDIILAYAYDYRINRGRHNSESAWNINKLSATLSWLQVHKNAGEAVTSFFRRSLTFPLYRYWSLSLRVLDDTIKIFRLGRRQILNCLVSIYELFEEDDDRRILNELYISDYLIWVQQVHPETLKKYVQLIESCKLIKKQDVFSMLPEIEQVAIETLKSEDEECNEDTQHRYNIWKKNLNHLTELLCKAADVSDDSVDTSLSSSFSPSSEDYTTTETSDDEDLYSSS, encoded by the exons atgataaaaatgaataacaacGCGTTAGTTTTGTTTCCTTACTTCACATTTCATGATATGACAAGGAAAGGACTTTTGATGGTCAAATTATTTGTGGGTCAATCGTCAGTACAATTTAGTGTCAATGAAAAAGAAATCTTGATTACATTCTCCGATACTTGGTGTAGCTCGTTGAC ATTAAAACTCCCAGTTAAAGTAGTGAAACCTGAAAGTGTCATAAAAGTTGCAAATTACgataagaaattgaaatgttaCATAATATCTTTGAAACGAGCTGATTTTCTGGAGAATGGATGTTACTCTAAAATTCCGAATTTGGACGTAATCACTAAATATTTAACTTGGGGTGATGGCGATTTTCAAGAGG aaCCAGATGTTACGAATTTGAAAGAGCTCTCCGAAGTaacgaaaaaacttgaaacattaAGTTGTAATGATGGAGCAAACGAAAACCAATGCACATCTAATACATCATCAGATGAAGATAGCTCTAGAGAAATTGGAACTTACGGATTTGCTAGAAAATATAAGAATAAACTGTCAGCTTTCGAG GGAAATTGGCAAACAGCAATTGAACTACCGGATCCTGATAATAGTAATGTTGCTGATCGTTATGTACCCAGGTGGGAAAACGAAAGAGAATCTTTCGAGTTGGACCATTATTTagctgacttttttttggaatactCGGACAACGACGATGAAGAAGCTCCTATACTCACTGTTATTATTATGCATAAAttatattggcaaaaaatcaaaagagctGACG aacATAAACTAAAACCAAGTCAAATGGAGTTGATGGCTCAGTTACCcttaaaaaagttcaatttaacGAATGTAGAAAGAAGTGAAGTGTTACATTCTTTATTTGATATCATATTAGCGTATGCGTACGATTACCGAATAAATCGAGGCAGACACAATTCGGAATCAGCATGGAATATTAACAAATTATCTGCCACTCTGTCATGGCTTCAG GTGCATAAGAACGCTGGGGAAGCTGTCACCTCCTTTTTCAGACGAAGTTTAACTTTTCCTTTGTACAGGTACTGGTCCTTAAGTTTGAGAGTTCTTGACGATACTATAAAAATATTTAGGCTCG GTCGCAGGCAGATTTTAAATTGCTTAGTATCGATTTATGAATTATTCGAAGAAGATGATGATAGACGAATTTTAAATGAACTATATATCAGCGATTATTTAATTTGGGTTCAACAAGTGCATCCCGAAACTCTTAAAAAATACGTTCAATTGATAGAATCG TGTAAGCTGATCAAGAAACAAGATGTGTTTTCAATGTTACCTGAAATTGAACAAGTTGCCATCGAAACATTGAAGAGTGAAGATGAAGAATGTAACGAAGATACGCAACATCGTTATaatatttggaaaaagaatTTGAATCACTTAACTGAATTGTTGTGTAAAGCAGCAGATGTTTCAGACGATAGTGTGGATACCTC GTTATCGTCTTCGTTTTCGCCGTCCTCAGAAGACTATACCACGACAGAAACTTCCGACGATGAAGATTTATATAGTAGTTCTTGA
- the LOC135831777 gene encoding UPF0598 protein CG30010-like isoform X2 translates to MSVFFTRLTFKKNRLILLPKQNITSYTQGQSPSANTREYFYYIDHQGMLFLDDARIKNFTSCFKDKQFLHFFFKRLKKNDTDRYPDFPYLSPCGREKNYVRCDDCPVVFTHVLNIHGTDMISHNHAGNLLILPFEPMKIYVHLENGRVYHPGPKKTGFIGLVQSKLAIEFSKSLIFDANNKATRFIWKNNEYQLNHRWLEDVENYSFHNETTTNCT, encoded by the exons ATGAGTGTATTTTTTACGAGATTGACTTTTAAAAAGAATCGACTTATTCTTCTACCAAAACAAAACATTACCTCATATACGCAAGGACAATCGCCTTCTGCAAATACAAGAGAATATTTCTATTACATTGATCATCAGGGCATG ctatttCTAGACGATGctcgtataaaaaattttacttcgtgCTTTAAAG ATAaacagtttttgcattttttcttcaaaagactgaaaaaaaatgatacagatAGGTATCCAGATTTTCCTTACTTATCGCCTTGCGGTCGAGAAAAGAATTATGTTAGATGTGACGATTGCCCAGTAGTATTTACTCACGTATTGAACATCCATGGTACGGATATGATTAGTCACAATCACGCCGGAAATTTGCTAATTCTGCCTTTTGAACCAATGAAGATCTATGTGCATCTTGAAAATGGTCGCGTTTACCACCCTGGaccaaaaaaaactggattcATTGGATTAGTACAATCAAAGTTAGCAATTGAGTTCAGTAAATCTCTGATTTTTGACGCTAATAACAAGGCCACGcgttttatttggaaaaataatgaatatcAATTGAATCACCGATGGCTCGAAGATGTGGAAAATTATAGTTTTCACAATGAAACAACTACAAATTGTACTTGA
- the LOC135831777 gene encoding toll-like receptor 3 isoform X1: MFKLTTFYFLYFLVIQDHLHADPKTKCEYETVTGYSYADCSEMRLTEFPKDIKQNIEGLFLTWNFIEVLHNDTFLNYSSIKFLYLDRNPGLIIESFAFAPLTKLNVLDISHNRIVNISNIHLPTSLKKLYLSGVTTIASSIELPISSLRELNYLDLSRCELNRIPSFGGNLPSLEALNLTTNTLENFKVDNLAFLCQLKKLYISHDLPVRNKCECLKIEKWLQDQSITGSFFSCNNSIRVGDCNATLSASFLKTYESCKSDVMTKKFFYWLLIGCGVFGVCFSCIVLYICCHRKGLFCDVICCRCFCKNR, encoded by the exons ATGTTCAAATTAACGA CCTTTTATTTcctgtattttttggtaattcaagATCACTTACATGCTGACCCCAAAACCAAGTGCGAATATGAAACGGTAACAGGATATTCTTACGCGGACTGTAGTGAGATGCGATTGACGGAATTTCCAAAGGATATAAAACAGAATATCGAA gGGCTGTTCTTGACCTGGAATTTCATAGAAGTTCTTCATAACGATAcctttttgaattattcgtccatcaaatttttatatcttGATCGAAATCCTGGTCTTATAATTGAATCTTTCGCATTTGCACCCTTGACGAAATTGAACGTCTTGGATATCAGTCATAATAGGATTGTGAATATTTCCAATATTCACCTTCCcacatcattgaaaaaattgtatttaagCGGAGTAACGACCATTGCAAGTTCAATTGAACTGCCCATCAGCTCATTACGCGAATTGAACTACCTAGATCTGAGTCGATGTGAGTTGAATCGGATTCCTTCATTTGGAGGTAACTTACCTAGTTTAGAAGCACTCAATCTGACGACGAATACTTTGGAAAACTTCAAGGTTGATAATTTGGCTTTCTTATGCCAGTTGAAGAAATTGTACATCTCTCACGACCTACCAGTTCGAAACAAAtgtgaatgtttgaaaattgaaaagtggtTGCAAGATCAAAGTATAACggggtcatttttttcttgtaacaATTCCataa GAGTTGGTGATTGCAATGCTACCTTATCGgcctcttttttgaaaacttacgaGTCGTGCAAATCCGATGTcatgactaaaaaatttttttattggctCCTAATAGGATGCGGAGTTTTTGGAGTATGTTTTTCTTGTATTGTGCTGTATATTTGTTGCCATCGGAAAGGCTTATTTTGCGATGTTATATGTTGTcgatgtttttgtaaaaataggtaG